The region ATCATTGTCATAATCATTATTTGATATCTTACAGCTATTAAAGGATCAACACCACTTAATATCTGCCCTGTCATCATACCAGGAAGGGAAACTAGCCCAACTGCTAGTAAAGAGTTTATTTGGGGTATCATACATGCTTTAAAAGCTATCTCTCTTGCTTGTTCAAACTCTATGCCTCTTTGGGTTTCTTTTTCATACCTTTCAATTGCTAAAGATAAAGCATTCATTGTATTGGCAAATATCATACCAGCAAGTGGAATGATATATCTTGGTTCATAAGTATATTCAAGATTTAATACTAAGATTACTACAAATAAGTTTATTACACCAGATATTAGTATTGAAATAAGTATATGAAAATAATGTTTTAAAGATTTATCAATTGTATTTCTTAGTGCTATAAAAGTTGAAACTGCTATCATAAAGCAGATTATAAATAATCCCAAAAATATATTTTTTGATTCAAATATAAATATTAGAAGATAACCAATTGCAAGTAATTGGATTAACATTCTAATTGTGGAAATTATAATTTCACTTGAGTCTTTTGTCCATTTTTTGTAGTAGTACCACACAAATATCAATGGTACAAGTGTGAATAATAGATTGACAAAAGAGATATTTTGCATTTTATCCTCTAAGTAGGTCTTTTAAACTGTCTTTAGGGTTTTTACCATCAAGTATTAGTTTTACCTCTTTTGCAATGGGAGAATATATTGTATACTCTTCTGAGAGTTTAAATATAGCTTCTGCTGTTTTTACACCCTCTGCTACTTCTCCTAGCTCTTCTAGGATATCTTCTAGGGTTTTACCTTGGGCTAAACCTAAACCTACTCTATAGTTTCTACTAAGGGTACTACTAGCAGTTAAAAACAAATCCCCTGCTCCACTTAAACCTATAAAAGAAGATTTCTTTGCTCCAAATTTTTTCCCAAACCTTTGCATCTCTACTAAACCTCTTGATATTAAAGATGCTCTAGCATTGTTTCCTAAGTGTAAACCTTCACAAATACCACTGGCAATAGCTAATACATTTTTGTATGCACCTGCTATTTCTGCACCTATTACATCTGCACTATAATACACTTTTATAAAATCTGGGAAAAATGGTTTAAACTTATCATATACCTTTTTAGATGTAGAGTTTAAAACTAAAGCGCAAGGTAGGCCTTTTATAACTTCTGCTGCAAATGAGGGACCAGAGATGAAACCAATTGAGTTTTCAGGTACATACTCAGAATAAATCTCATTTAAAAATTCACCTGTACTAGCTTCTATACCTTTTGAAGCTACTAATACCTTTTGACCTTTTTTATATTTAAAGTTTTCTTCTAACCATTCTCTTATTTGTTGAGCTGGTATTGCAATTACAAGATATTGACACTCCAAGGCTTCTTCTAAGCTTACAAAGTTTTTAATATCTCTTTTTGTTCTTGATGTGATTAAACACTCTTGATTTTGGCTAAGTGCAAATTGTAGAGCTTGTCCCCATTTACCTGCACCAATAACTGCAATTTTTGCCATAAGTAACCTTTTTATGATTAATTTGATATGTGATATTATCTAAATCTTGCTTTTAAGTTTTTTCAGATGTTTTTTTAATTACAATTTTGTAAAAGATTTCTATAGTTGCTTAAGTAATTTATAAAGTTGTATATGCAACTATATGAAAAGGAGTTTATAATGAAAAAATTAAAAGATTTTTCTGTACCTTATAGAGTAGCTCAAACTGCAAATAAAATAAATCAATCTTTGACAAAAGTATTAAAAGATTTTGATGTTGCACCTGAACAAAGAGCTATATTGGATTTTATAGATCAAGATAATACCCTTTCACAAAATGAATTGAGTAAAAATTTAGGTAAAGATAAAACAACTATATCAAGAACACTTGATGCTTTAGAAAAAAAATCTTATATTGTTAGAATACCTACACAAGAGGATAAAAGAGTAAAAACTATAAACCTTACATCTGAAGGACAAAGGGTATTGGATAAAACTAAAATAGTAATTGAAAACTTTAGAGAAGCAAT is a window of Halarcobacter sp. DNA encoding:
- a CDS encoding ABC transporter permease, whose amino-acid sequence is MQNISFVNLLFTLVPLIFVWYYYKKWTKDSSEIIISTIRMLIQLLAIGYLLIFIFESKNIFLGLFIICFMIAVSTFIALRNTIDKSLKHYFHILISILISGVINLFVVILVLNLEYTYEPRYIIPLAGMIFANTMNALSLAIERYEKETQRGIEFEQAREIAFKACMIPQINSLLAVGLVSLPGMMTGQILSGVDPLIAVRYQIMIMTMILSSAGISAIIYFLLKKKFIY
- a CDS encoding NAD(P)H-dependent glycerol-3-phosphate dehydrogenase, with amino-acid sequence MAKIAVIGAGKWGQALQFALSQNQECLITSRTKRDIKNFVSLEEALECQYLVIAIPAQQIREWLEENFKYKKGQKVLVASKGIEASTGEFLNEIYSEYVPENSIGFISGPSFAAEVIKGLPCALVLNSTSKKVYDKFKPFFPDFIKVYYSADVIGAEIAGAYKNVLAIASGICEGLHLGNNARASLISRGLVEMQRFGKKFGAKKSSFIGLSGAGDLFLTASSTLSRNYRVGLGLAQGKTLEDILEELGEVAEGVKTAEAIFKLSEEYTIYSPIAKEVKLILDGKNPKDSLKDLLRG
- a CDS encoding MarR family transcriptional regulator — encoded protein: MKKLKDFSVPYRVAQTANKINQSLTKVLKDFDVAPEQRAILDFIDQDNTLSQNELSKNLGKDKTTISRTLDALEKKSYIVRIPTQEDKRVKTINLTSEGQRVLDKTKIVIENFREAMIEDLSEDEVDIMFKLLDKISNNIDNYYEES